The sequence CCTTCAGTACGTGCCCGACCTCGCCGGACTTGTACATCGGGTTGAGCGGCACGACGGTGGCGCCGGCCTTCCAGGCGCCGAGCAGCGCCAGGACGAAGTGCGGGGTGTTCTGGAGCATGATCGCGACGCGGTCGCCGCGCCGGAGCCCCTCGGCCGCGAGATGCCCGGCCACGGAGTCGGAGAGCCGGTCGGTCTCCCGGTAGGTGAGGCGCCCGTCGAAGTAGGCGAGGGCGGGGTGCCCGGGGGCGCGGGCGACGGATGCGCGGAAGGCGTGCACCAGGGTCTCGGCCGGGGTGACGGGGGCGCGCTGGGCCGCGCTGAGCAGGGCCACCCAGGGCTTGGCCGCGTACGGGGAGGAGATCATGCGCCGGCCCCCTCCCACTTCCGCTGGAGGTGGTTCATACTGCCCAGCCAGTGGTCGGGGTCCTTGGCGCGGGCCCGGTAGTACCCGGCGACCTCGGGGTGTGGCAGGACCAGGAAGCGGTCCTCGGCCATGGCGTCGAACAGCGCGTCGGCGACCGCCTCCGGCTCGATGGCGCCGGGGGCGAGGACCAGTTCGCCCGCGGAGCCCGCGGCGGTGAGCATGTCCGTACGCACGCCCTGCGGGCAGATCGCGTGGACCTTGAGGCCGCGGTGGCGGTAGGTCAGGGACAGCCACTCGGCGAAGGCGACGGCGCCGTGCTTGGTGACGCTGTACGGTGCCGCGCCGATCATCGTCAGGAGTCCGGCGGCGGAGGCGGTGGTGACGAAGCGGCCGCTGCCGCGCTCCAGCCAGTCCGGGAGCAGGGCCCTGGCGGCGCGGACATGGGCCATGACGTTGACGTCCCAGGCGGCGGCCCAGATCTCCTCGTCGGCGAAGACGTCGCCGGGCGAGGCGAGGCCCGCGTTGGCGCAGTAGATGTCCACCGTGCCGTCGAGGGCGTCACGGGCGGCGTCCACGATGCGGGAGGCGTCGCCGGCGACGGCGGTGGCGCCGATCTCCTCGGCGAGCGGCTCGATCCGGCCGAGGTCGAGGTCGTTGACGACGACCCGCGCACCTTCCGCGGCGAATCTGCGGGCCAGCGCGGCGCCGATACCGCCTCCGGCTCCTGTGACCACCACGCCAGCGCCCTGCACCGTACTCATCGGGTCCCGCCTCTCTCAGCCGACTGCCCCGGCAGACTAACCGGTCGGTATGTCGCCGGGGAAGAGGCCGGGGCCAGGACGGGGAAACTGCCCGGTCCGAGTCGTTCCGCGCGGCCCGCGCGGACGCTAGCGTGCGTGACCATGACAGTCAGCGCGATCATGGAGGTAGCGGAATGAGCCTGTCCAGACGTGGTTTGCTGGCCGCCGGGAGCGCTGTGGGCGCCCTCGCGGCAACGGCGGCCGGGACCGGTCCCGCGGCCGCCCGTCCGGGGCACGGCGGCGGGCACGGCAGGGTCCGCACCGGGTTCGACCGGCTGGCCGCCGACGGCTACCGGACGCTGCGGGGCCAGAAGGTCGGGATCGTCACCAATCCGACCGGTGTCACCGCCGATGTGCGCCACATCGTCGATGTGATGCATCCGGACCCGCGGGTGAACCTGACCGCCGTCTTCGGCCCGGAGCACGGCTTCCGGGGCACCGCGCAGGCGGGAGGCTCGGAGGGCCGGTACGACGACCCGGCGACCGGGCTGCCGGTCTACGACACGTATCTGAAGAGCGGTCAGCCGCTCGCGGACATCTTCACCGCCTCCGGGGTGGACACGGTCGTCTTCGACATCCAGGACGCGGGGGCCCGTTTCTACACGTACATCTGGACGCTGTACGACTGCATGGAGGCCGCCGCGCTCGCGGGCAGACGTTTCGTCGTCCTGGACCGGCCGAACCCGGTGACCGGGCGCGCGGCGCTCGGGCCGGTCCTCGATCCGGCGTTCGCGACGTTCGTGGGCCGCCGGGAGATCGCCCAGGCCCATGGCATGACCGTCGCCGAGCTGGCCCTGTTCTTCAACGCGGAGTTCCTGGCCGAGCGGCCGGCGGAGCTGGACGTGGTCACGATGTCGGGGTGGCGGCGCTCGGACTTCTTCGACGGGACCGGGCTGCCGTGGGTGCCGCCGAGCCCGAACATGCCGACCGCCGAGACGGCCCTCGTCTACTCCGGCACCTGCCTCTTCGAGGGCACGAACCTCTCCGAGGGCCGGGGCACCACGCGGCCGTTCGAGCTGCTGGGGGCGGAGGGCATCGACCACCGCTGGGCGGCCGCCGCCAACGCGCTGGAACTGCCCGGGGTGGCGTTCCGCGAGGCGTACTTCGCCCCGACGTTCTCCAAGTTCCAGGGGAAGACGGTCGGCGGGGTGCAGCTGCACGTCCAGGACCGGGAGGTCTTCGACCCGGTCCGCACCGGCATCGCCCTGCTGGTGACGGCGAAGCGGTCCTGGAGCGGCTTCGCCTGGCGCCCGGACAACTGGATCGACAAGCTCACCGGGAACACCCGGGTCCGCACCATGATCGACGCGGGCGCGGACACCGACGAGGTGGTGGGTGCCTGGCGCGAGGACCTGGCGGCGTTCCGGGCGAAGCGGAAGAAGTATCTGCGGTACGGCGGGTAGGACGGGCGGGTGCCGTCCCCGTGGGTGCCGTCCCCCGCGGGCGGGCGGCGCCCGGCCCGTCGGGGCGCCCACGGGGGGGCAGACCCCCGTCGGGCGGTCGGGCAGCGGACAGTCGGGGCCGGCGGAGCCGCCGGGCGGTCAGACGGTCAGGTCCAGTTCGCCGAGGTACTCGCCGTCGTTCGTCAGCCCGCGCTTGAGGTAACCGAGCCCCAGGTAGAAGTTCTCCGGGCCGCCCTCGCCGGGATGCCAGGTCACCGTGGAGAGCGTCCCGCCGCGCCTGCGGAGCTCCTCGTTCACCGCGCGCACCGCGAAGCGCCCGTAGCCGCGGCCCTGTTCACCGGCGTCGATGGCCAGGCGCCAGAGCCCGGAGCGCGGCGGGGCGTCCGGTACGTCCGCGTCGTAGTCGAAGGGGACGTCGAAGAAGGCCATCACGAAGCCCACGATCCGCTCGCCGTCGCAGATCAGCCGGGGCCAGGCCATGCCGGGGTGCACATACGCCTCGGCCAGCGACTGGGCGACCGGCGCCACGAACGTCGTCTGGTCCGGGCGGACCTGAAGACGGCAGGCGGCGATCACGTTGTCGGGGGTGACCTTCTCCAGGCGCAAGGACGCTGTCATGTACGGCACCCTATCCCCGGACCGGGGAGGCCCGGCCACCGAATATCGCCTGGTCAGGTCGGCGATACCGGGCGGCCGGGCCCCTCCACGAGATCCCTACCGGTGGGAGGGGAACTCCACGACCTGCTGATAGGTCGGCCGGTTCTGCCAGTGGATCGACTTCTGCGAGATCCCGCCCAGCGGGCGGTGGATGATCGCGTCGGAGCACCACTGCTCGCCGGGCCCGCAACTGTCGTCACCGGGATAGACCTCGGTGGCCGGTTCGGCCGCCGCCTGCTTCAGGGTGGCGAGCAGGGCGTCACGGCAGCTGCTCAGGTCGCCGTTGCCGCAGTACGTCTTCGCCAGCGGGCCCTTGACGGGCTGCCCGAGGACCTGGCGCAGATCCTTGTCGGCGAAGCCCCACCAGCCGTACTGGAAGGCGGAACCGCTGTGCGCCCCGCTCGGCCCGTGGGCGGCCGCCGGGGATTCGTCGACGGCGAGGCTGCCGGTCAGGGCGTTGTAGAGGCCGTCGCCCAGGCCGGGCCGGAATTCGGCCTCGATCAGTTTCGGCCACCAGGCGTCCATGATCCGTACCGCGTCCGCGTGGGTGTACGTGTGGGAGCCCTCACCGCTCTCCCTGCGCTGCGATCCGGCCGCCCGCCAGGACTCCAGCTGCTGCACCGCCGCACTGACCTCCGGGTCGGAGACGGGCCGGGAGCGCACCACCTTCAGCAGTTCGGGCAGCAGCCGCTCGCCCCGCAGATCGGTGAGCGCGGCATCGGCCATGGCCCGGGTCAGGGAGGCGCGGGTGACCCCGCCCTCCTCGACGAGCCTCGCCACCCGGTCGTCCAGCAGGTCGCCCCGGTGCACGGCCCCGAAGCCGAAGCCCGCGCTCGCGTAGCCCTCGGCCTGCCGGTTGTTCCAGGAGACGTAGTAGTCCTGGCCGCTGGACTGCGGGTGCTCGGCGTACGGGGTGTAGTCGGCGGTGTTGGCCGCCGGGTCGTAGCCCCGCCACTCGTACGCCCGCTCGGCGCTGATCGGCAGGGCCGGGTCGACGCCCTGCGCCCGGACCGGGTTCATGCCGCTGTTGAAGTAGGCGGCGGTGCGGGAGTCGGCGTAGAACCAGTTGAAGGCGTAGTCGATATGGCTTGCCGCGCGCTGGAAGGAGGCGGCGTCCTTGACCTGTTCGGGGTCGTTGAGCAGCTGGAAGCCGATGATCGAGTCGGCCTCGTGGCGGTAGGTGGTGCGCAGCGAGGTGTACGCGACGGGCTTGCCGGCCACCGTGGCGCGATGGGTGACGATGCCGTAGTTCGTGCGCCACACCCGCATGAGGTAGGAGCCCGCGGCGGTGGAGTCGGCGACGGTCGGCTTCCAGGAGTTGGCGCGCTCCAGTTTCTCCATCGCGGTGCAGGTGCCCCGGTAGAGGTAGTGCGTGGAGTCCTTGGTGGGGGCGCCGCCTCCGGGTTCGCACAGCTCGATGGCGTACGTGTCGGTGATGTCCTGGCCGGCCGAGGTGGCGCTCCAGGCGTAGTCCTGACCGCGGCCCATCTGGATGTACATGCCGACTCCGGCGAAGGAGACGCCCCGGGCGCTGATGCCGGGACCCTGGAGTTCCTGGAGCATCATCAACTGGGGTGCGAAATAGCCGGTCTGCGGTCCGAAGACGGCGATCGGGTTTCCGCTCGCGGTGTGCTTGCCGGAGACCAGCAGGGCGTTGGACATGCCGCGCTTCTCGGCGCCGGTGCCGGAGCCCGGGAGCGAGCCCTCGGGGATGACGCCCTTGTCGTACATGCCCTGGAGCGGTTCGAGGGCGGCCGGGGCCTCGACCGGGTCCTTCCGGTCTGTTCCCGCCGAGCCGGTCCGGTCGTGGATCAGTGGTTCGGGTGTGACGGAGCCCCGGTCGGGAAGGGCGGTGCCGCGGGCGTTGTCCGGCTTGCCCGCGTACGGGAACGCGGTGCCGTCGTGGACGGTGAGCACGGCCTCGGGATCCTCGCGCTGCCGGAACGACTCCCAGACCTTGGTTCCTTCGGCGACGCCGTACTTCTCCTGGGCGGCCAGCAGGGAGAGGGCGGCCTGCACCTCACCGCCTCCGCCACCGCCGAACTGCCCGCCGACGACGGACGCGATCGAGATCAGGTCGGTCAGCCGGAAGGGCTGGATCTCGCCGATGTTGGTGATGGCGTCGATCTTGCCGGTGAGGACGTACTCGCCGGGGAAGTAGCGGCCCTTCTTGGACTTCTCCCGGTAGGCGTTGATCCCGTCGACATACGCCTGGGCGTCGGCCATGGCCTGCTCGCCCTGCGGGCCCTCGGTGGTCCTGATCCGCTCGACCTGGGCTTCGAGGTCGGCCTCGGTGTACGGGGCCTGCGGCCAGAACTGCTGCTCCAGGCCCTGGTTGGCGAGGGCGCCGCCCGCGAACGAGGTCAGTTCGCCGCGCCCGATGTGCCGGAAGAGGTCCATCAGCCAGAGCCGGTCCTGGCCGGCGGCGAACCCGGCGCCGAATTCGGTGCCGTAACGGGTGGTGCCCTTGATGTGGGGGACACCGCTGGCCTTGTCCCGGGTGATGGTGACGTCCTCGCGGGGCGAGATGACGGATTCGATCCGGTCCTTCGCGACCCCGAAGGAGGCGTCGTTGAAGAAGTCGGTCAGCTTCCGGTCGGTGAGAGCGGTGTGCCCGGCCACCAGGCCGTTGTAGCGGTCGAGTTGGTCGTCGCTGTGGGCCGGGTGCGTGCCGAACGCCTTGTTGCCGAGGATCTCGACGAGGGTGGCGTTGCCGTTCTCGCCCGGGGGGAGGATGTCGGCGCACTGCCCCTGGCAGTGATCGGTGACGGGTACGGGTTCCGCCGCCGCGGCCCGGGCCGGTGGCGAGGCCGTCGGCAGGAAGGTACCGAGGGCGAGGGCGGCCGCGACTGCGGCGGCCCTGAATGTGCCGGTGCGTGGGGGCATGCGTGCTCCTCCGAGAGGCCGATGCGCCGGAGGTTACTGGCGGTATCACCCATCAGTAAGGTGAACATCGGTCACCTTCTCCGAATCACCACATGTGCGCACGCCCTCTCACCACCGGGGCGCGCGCCGCCACGCAACCGGTCATCACCCCGGCCCCACGTGGGGTGTCTCAGCCATTGGACGTTTCTCATCTTTCGATGGAGCCGAAACGGGCAGTCGTACGTCCATTCCTTGACGCCGAAGTACGAGTGACGGAGGTGGCAGTGTCATGGCTGGTTTCCGGAGTCTTGCGAGACAGGTCCGCGATCCGCTGGGCGATCTGGCATTGCGGCGGTACTCGCTGCGCAAGTGCCTGGAGAGGTTCGCCCCTTACGGCCACCGGGCGACGTGGCACCATCTGTGCGCCCGGCACGGGATCGGACCCGAGGACCGGGCCCCCGATCCGGTGCGCCTGATGCGCGCGCTGGAGGAGCTGGAGGAGGCGCGGGCCATCTGGCTCGCGTACGAGACGGGGTTCGCGGAGCGCAGGCGGCGCGAGAAGCACGACGGGCGGCGCCGGCCGGCCGCGTTCGACGACTGGCACCGCCGCACCTGGGGCGGCAACGGTGTCGCCCGTTGCGCCGACCCCGGGGTCCATCCGTCCGCACCGCTCGCCGAGGTGCTGCGCCGGCTGATCGCGGCACTGGGGTCGGAGCCCGGGGCGGCCTGCCCGGTCTGCACGGCGACCGGTTTCGCCTGGCGGCAGGACGCCGGCCGGGAGCCGTGGTCGGGGCCGGTCTGCACCGGATGCGGCATCGTGGTGCCGCGGCCCGTGCTGACGGCCGGTGCGCTGGCGAGGGCCCGGCGGATGCGTCACCGGGACCTGGCGTCGGCGGCGTGAGGCGCACCCGGGCCGGGCGGTCCGGGAAGCGACGGTCCGGGAAGCGACGCGGCGCTCACCCGTCCCCGGCGCCGCTGGGGTGGTCGAGCGCCTCCAGGGCGGGCCACCGGTCGTCGCAGGGCAGTCCGAGCACTTCGACCCGGAGGAGGAGTGCCGGGTCGGCGCCCACTGCGCGCAGTCGGTCCGGGGCCTGCTCATGCACCCATGCCCGCAGCTCCGCGACGGGCTCGTCCCGTCCGTGATCGGCCCACCAGCCCAGCGGCCACTCGTCGACGATGAGGTCGTCGATGTACCGCTCCACACAGACGAGCAGATGGGCGTCGGCGGACCCGCCGTACCCCTCGGCCGCCCAGATCGCGAGAAAGGGAGTGAGGGTGCTGAGCGAGGTGACACAGGACTGGAGCACGTCGTGGCAGGTGGTTCCCCCGCCGGACTCCTCCGGCGGGGTCCGCAGCACCTGGGTGAACCACGCCTCGAAGAAGCCGTGGACGGCCTCCCGCTGCTCGGCCGGCCAGCGGCCCCAGCGGGTACGGCCCAGGGCGTTCAGCCCGCCGTAGGCGCCGTCCACCCCACCCGCCACGAGGAGTTCCACCAGGTCGGGCAGCAGACGGCGCATCGACGCGTCCAGATCGTCGAAATGGTCGGCCACCTCGGCCGCGTACCTGCTCAGGACGTCGGGCGGTACCGGTACGTCAGGGGTGCGCAACAGCGCGGTCTCCCCAGGCAGATGGCACCGACCGCAACCGGTCTCCGTCGGACTCGTCATTCCGGCGAAGACCGTGCGTACCCGGGCGACGGCCAGGTCGAGGGGGCGCGAGGTCACTGGGACCCTCCGGAGGGGACTCCGGTACGCGGCATGCGCCGGCCGAAGAGCGCGACACTACCGGACGCGCACCCCTTCGCGCTCCCCCGCGCCCCCAGGCTCCGACTGCCCCTAACAGTCCGGCGGTTGCGGGCAGTTCTGATCCTGGCCGCCCTCCGACGCCGTGCCGCCGCCCCGCTGCGTGCTCCCGCCGGGCTCCGCGTCACCACCGGGCTCCGCCTCACCAGCGGGCTCGTCCCCGCCGCCGGGCTTCTCCCCGCCGTCGGACGGCTTGCGCTCGGGCATCAGACGCGAACCGGTGATCCGGTCACCGGAGATGTCGTTGGGATTGGAGAGCACACAGGTCTCCAAGGACAGACATCCGCAGCCGATGCAGTCGGTCAGATGGTCGCGCAGCCGGGCCAACTGGGCGATGCGCTCGTCCAGTTCGCCGTGCCACGCCCGGGAGAGCCTGGCCCAGTCGTCCCGGTTCGGGGTTCGCCCCTCGGGCAGTTCGGCCAGTGCGTCCCTGATGGTGGCGAGCGGGATGCCGACGCGTTGCGAGGCGCGCACGAACGCCACCCGGCGCAGGGCGTCCCTGGTGTAGCGGCGCTGATTGCCACTGGTACGGCGGCTGCTGATCAGGCCCTTGGACTCGTAGAAGTGCAGGGCGGAAACCGCGGCCCCGCTGCGCGCGGAGAGCTGGCCGACCGTGAGTTCATGGAGTGTCTGTGGGATCTGTGGCACTCCTCAAACCCTACTGGTCCCACCTCGAACCTCGCCTCCCTCTTCGAAAACCCTGCCGATCAACCGCGAGTCGCCGACGGCGCCCCGCACTCCGGACGCGCCGTCGTTGACAGGACCGCACCACCCGAAGGATGCTGAGCAAGCGCTTAGACATCGAGCCGCGAGGCGCCGCATGAAGGCACAGAGCCGGAAGGCAGGGACCGGAACCATGGCAGAGCCGAAGATCTTCACATCCGCACAGGAGCTGCGCGACGGGGTGGGCGAGCAGCTGGGTCACAGCGACTGGCTGGAGATCGACCAGAAGCGGATCGACCGGTTCGCCGAGGCGACCGGTGACCACCAGTGGATCCATGTGGACCCCGAGCGGGCCGCGGGCGGGCCGTTCGGCACGACGATCGCGCACGGCTATCTGACACTGTCCCTGCTGCCCGCCCTCGTACCGCAGGTCATGCGGGTCGAGGGCATGAAGATGGGCATCAACTACGGATCCAACAAGGTCCGCTTCCCCTCGACCGTCCCGGTGGGCTCACGACTGCGCGCCACGGCCGTGCTCAAGAGCGTCGAGGAGGCGGGCGGGGGCGTCCAGGTCACCGCGCTGGTCACCGTCGAGCGCGAGGGCGGCGACAAGCCGGCCTGCGTCGCCGAGTCGGTGTCGCGCTACTACTTCTGAGCCACCGCGCACACCCGCCGGGGTCGCGGAACCACTACTTCTGGGCACCGACCATGCGCAGCACGAGGTCGGCGTAGAGCTCGCCGACCTCGTCGGGCGTCCGGCTCCCCTGCGCGTTGAACCAGCGCGCCACGTCGATGCAGAGCGACAGCACCGCGAGCGTGGTGCCGGGGACATCGGGAACGTCGAACTCCCCCGCCCGTACGCCCTCGCTGATGATCCGGCGCACCACGGCGTCGCTCTTGCGGCGCAGCTCGACGATCTCGGTGCGGTGCTCGTCACCGAGGGCGTCCAGCTCGTACTGCACGACGCGTGCGGTGGTGTGCCGTTCGGCGTGCCAGCGGACGAAGGAGCGGACCGCTCCGGCGAGCCGCTCGGCCGCGGTGCCGTCCCGGTCGGCCTCCGCCTCCAGGACGTACAGGGCCCGGTCATGGCCGATCTTGCTGATCCGGTGGAGCAGCTCCTCCTTGGTCTTGTAGTGGATGTAGAGCGCGGCCGGGCTCATCCCGGCACGGCCGGCGATGTCGCGGGTGGTGGTCGCGTGGTACCCGCGCTCGGCGAACGCGTCGACGGCGGCGACGAGGAGCCGCCTGGCCGCCTCGGGCGTCACCTCACCCCACGGGGTGTCGTCACCGTCCATCTCCTGCGCCGTACTCATCGCCACGTACCCCTCTCCGTCAGCGGACGAACACCATACCCCGAACCTGAGCAAGCGCTTAGAGTCCGGGGCTCCGGATGCCGAGGCCGAGGTCAGAGCTTCTGGAAGGGGTCGTGCTCGGCGAGGATCTTCTCCAGTCGCGCCTGGTCGACGCGGCTGATGAGCTGCCCCGCCTCCTGGCGGTCCCTGATGACCTTGGCCAGTGTGAAGCACGACGTGACGAGGTAGAGCACGCAGATGGCGAGGAAACCGCGCACCCACGCGTCGGCGTCGAGGAAGTAGATGCCGAGGGCCACCGCACCCATCGCCACCCCGAAGGATGCGACGGCCTGGCCGTAGAAGGCCGCGGTGCTGTGCTGCTTGACCGATGTCGTCTCACTCATGCCGCACAGCATCCGCCGGCATGGCGTTCGCCACATCCGCATCCGTACTCAGCCCGGTACTCAGACGCCCGTTCGAGTGATGGCCGTCCGGAATCGGTCAGAAGGCGGAGACCCCGGTCAGCGCCCGGCCGATGATCAGCTTCTGGATCTGGCTGGTGCCCTCGTAGAGCGTCATCACACGGGCGTCGCGCAGCAGCTTGCCGACCGGGTACTCGTCGATGTAGCCGTAGCCGCCGAAGACCTGGAGGGCGTTGTTGGCGGCGCGTACGGCCGCCTCGGAGGCGAAGAGCTTCGCCGTGGAGGCGGCCGTGGCGAATTCCTCGCCCCGGTCGATGAGGTCGGCGACCCGCCAGGTCAGCAGCCGGGCGGCGTCGACGTCCACGGAGATGTCGCTGATCAGCTCCTGGACCAGCTGATAGCTCGCGATGGACTTGCCGAACTGCTCGCGCTCGCCCGCGTACCGCAGGGCGGCGTCGAGTGCCGCCCGGGCGATGCCGACGCAGCCCGCCGCGACCGACATCCGCCCCTTGGCCAGGGCGGACATGGCGAGGGAGAAGCCCTTGCCCTCCGGCCCCATGAGCGCGGCGGCGGGCACCCGGACGCCCTCCAGCACCAGCTCGGCCGTGGCCTGGCCACGCAGACCGAGCTTGCCGTGGATGGTGCGGCGGGTGAGGCCGGGGCTGTCCGCGGGGACCAGGAAGGCGGAGATCCCCTTGTGGCCAGGGGTGTCGTTGGTGCGGGCGAAGAGCAGCACCACATCGGCCCAGGTTCCGTTGGTGATGAACATCTTGGTGCCGTTGATGACGTAGTCGCCGCCGTCGCGGACGGCCCTCGTCGTGAGGTTCCCGGCGTCGGAGCCGGTCCCCGGCTCGGTGAGGGCGAAGCAGCCGATCGCCTCGCCCGCGGTGAGAGGCGGGAGCCACCGGCGCTTCTGCTCCTCGGACCCCCAGGACGCGATGGTCTTGGCGACCAGGCCGAGCGAGACGGACACGATGCCGCGGACCGCGGAGTCCCCACGCCCCAGCTCCTCGGTGACCAGGCAGTACGAGAGATGGTCACCGCCCGAGCCGCCGTACTCCTCGGGAACGGTGAGCCCGAGGAAGCCGAGCGCACCCAGCTTCCCCACGATCGACTTGTCGACGCTCTCGGCGCGGTCCCACTCGACGGCATGAGGAGTGACCTCACGGGCGACGAAGTCCTCGGCCAGCCGCCGGACGGCTTCCTGCTCCTCGCTGAGCTCCAGGTTCATCGGACGGCACCCCACTTTTAATTAGCACTGCTAGTTTCTTGCTCGCAGGCCCTACTATGAGCCGCATGGCCCGACCGCGCAAGCCCCTCCTCAGCAGAGACCGCATCGTCGGGACGGCGAGCGCACTCGTGGACTCCGAGGGGCTGGACGCCGTCTCCACCCGCCGTCTGGCGGCCGAGCTGGGGGTCAGCGGACCCTCGCTCTACAACCACTTCCGCAACAAGGACGAGATCCTGGACGCGGTCGCCGACGCCGTCTCCGCCCAGGTCGACCTGTCGATGTTCGACGCGTCCGACCCCCGGGACTGGCGCGAGGCCCTGCACGACTGGGCCGTCTCCTACCGCGCGGCGCTCACCGAGCACCCGCACATCGTCCCGGTCCTCGCGCAGGGCCCCGGCCGTCGGCCGGCCGGTCTGCGGGTCGCCGACGCGGTGTTCGGCGGGATGGTCGGGGCGGGCTGGCCGCCCGCCCAGGCCACGTACATCGGGGCACTGATGCGCTACTTCATCACCGGTTCGGCACTGGGCTCCTTCGCCCGCGGTTTCGTCGACGACGAGACCGCGTACGACCCGGCGGACTACCCGCACCTCGGCCAGGCCCACCTGCTGGCGGACCGCCGCCAGCAGGTGGACGAGGGCGCCTTCGGGACCGGGCTGCGGGCCCTGCTGGACGGGCTCGCGCTCCAGTACGAGCAGGTGGTCCGCGCCGGGGCGGCGACGGTTCGGCCCACACCGAACCGTTCCTGACGCATCCTGGACCGTATGGCACGCCCGACACCGCACGATCCGGCCGCTCCGCGCCTCGCCGCGCTGGCCACGCTGCTCGCCGACGAGACCCGCGCCTCCTTCTGCCTCGCCCTGCTCGACGGGCGCGCCTGGACGGCCGGTGAGCTGGCCCGGTACGCCCGGGTCGCCCCTTCGACCGCCAGCGAGCACCTGGGCAAGCTGGTGGCGGGCGGGCTGCTGGCCGAGGAACGGCAGGGCCGTCACCGCTATGTACGGCTGGCCGACGAACGCGTCGCGCACCTCGTCGAGGAGCTGGCCGCCCAGGTGATGCCCGACGCGCCGGAACAGCCGCGCACCCTGCGCGCGGCGAGCATGAGCAGTGCCCTGGCCCGGGGGCGCACCTGCTACGACCATCTCGCGGGCCGGCTCGGCATCAGGATCACCGAGGCGATGGCCGAACGCGGGCTGCTGCGTCAGGACACCGGCTTCGCCCTCACCGACGAGGGCCTGGGCTGGTTCGACGCGCTGGGCATCAGCCTCCGTTCGACGTCCCGGCGGCCGCTCGTACGCAGCTGTCTGGACTGGACGGAACGCCGCCCGCACCTGGCGGGCGTCGCGGGCGCCGCGCTGTGCCGGCACGCGCTGGACAACGGGTGGTGCGTACGGATCGGGTCGGGGCGCGCGGTACGGGCGACGCCGGACGGACAGCGGGCGCTGTCGGGGCTGCTCGGCATCGAGGCGTCGGCGCTCGACTGACGACCGGCGCGGGACCGGCGGCCGCGTGACCGGCCGGCCCACGACGGGCCGCCGCGTGACGAGCCGAGCGACCGGCCGGCCGACGATTGACCGAGGACGACAATTCGGTGGGGGCCGCAACGTCACGGCCGTAGCGTCGTGGTCATGA is a genomic window of Streptomyces sp. NBC_01237 containing:
- a CDS encoding SDR family oxidoreductase, with translation MSTVQGAGVVVTGAGGGIGAALARRFAAEGARVVVNDLDLGRIEPLAEEIGATAVAGDASRIVDAARDALDGTVDIYCANAGLASPGDVFADEEIWAAAWDVNVMAHVRAARALLPDWLERGSGRFVTTASAAGLLTMIGAAPYSVTKHGAVAFAEWLSLTYRHRGLKVHAICPQGVRTDMLTAAGSAGELVLAPGAIEPEAVADALFDAMAEDRFLVLPHPEVAGYYRARAKDPDHWLGSMNHLQRKWEGAGA
- a CDS encoding exo-beta-N-acetylmuramidase NamZ family protein; protein product: MSLSRRGLLAAGSAVGALAATAAGTGPAAARPGHGGGHGRVRTGFDRLAADGYRTLRGQKVGIVTNPTGVTADVRHIVDVMHPDPRVNLTAVFGPEHGFRGTAQAGGSEGRYDDPATGLPVYDTYLKSGQPLADIFTASGVDTVVFDIQDAGARFYTYIWTLYDCMEAAALAGRRFVVLDRPNPVTGRAALGPVLDPAFATFVGRREIAQAHGMTVAELALFFNAEFLAERPAELDVVTMSGWRRSDFFDGTGLPWVPPSPNMPTAETALVYSGTCLFEGTNLSEGRGTTRPFELLGAEGIDHRWAAAANALELPGVAFREAYFAPTFSKFQGKTVGGVQLHVQDREVFDPVRTGIALLVTAKRSWSGFAWRPDNWIDKLTGNTRVRTMIDAGADTDEVVGAWREDLAAFRAKRKKYLRYGG
- a CDS encoding GNAT family N-acetyltransferase, with protein sequence MTASLRLEKVTPDNVIAACRLQVRPDQTTFVAPVAQSLAEAYVHPGMAWPRLICDGERIVGFVMAFFDVPFDYDADVPDAPPRSGLWRLAIDAGEQGRGYGRFAVRAVNEELRRRGGTLSTVTWHPGEGGPENFYLGLGYLKRGLTNDGEYLGELDLTV
- a CDS encoding penicillin acylase family protein, with the translated sequence MPPRTGTFRAAAVAAALALGTFLPTASPPARAAAAEPVPVTDHCQGQCADILPPGENGNATLVEILGNKAFGTHPAHSDDQLDRYNGLVAGHTALTDRKLTDFFNDASFGVAKDRIESVISPREDVTITRDKASGVPHIKGTTRYGTEFGAGFAAGQDRLWLMDLFRHIGRGELTSFAGGALANQGLEQQFWPQAPYTEADLEAQVERIRTTEGPQGEQAMADAQAYVDGINAYREKSKKGRYFPGEYVLTGKIDAITNIGEIQPFRLTDLISIASVVGGQFGGGGGGEVQAALSLLAAQEKYGVAEGTKVWESFRQREDPEAVLTVHDGTAFPYAGKPDNARGTALPDRGSVTPEPLIHDRTGSAGTDRKDPVEAPAALEPLQGMYDKGVIPEGSLPGSGTGAEKRGMSNALLVSGKHTASGNPIAVFGPQTGYFAPQLMMLQELQGPGISARGVSFAGVGMYIQMGRGQDYAWSATSAGQDITDTYAIELCEPGGGAPTKDSTHYLYRGTCTAMEKLERANSWKPTVADSTAAGSYLMRVWRTNYGIVTHRATVAGKPVAYTSLRTTYRHEADSIIGFQLLNDPEQVKDAASFQRAASHIDYAFNWFYADSRTAAYFNSGMNPVRAQGVDPALPISAERAYEWRGYDPAANTADYTPYAEHPQSSGQDYYVSWNNRQAEGYASAGFGFGAVHRGDLLDDRVARLVEEGGVTRASLTRAMADAALTDLRGERLLPELLKVVRSRPVSDPEVSAAVQQLESWRAAGSQRRESGEGSHTYTHADAVRIMDAWWPKLIEAEFRPGLGDGLYNALTGSLAVDESPAAAHGPSGAHSGSAFQYGWWGFADKDLRQVLGQPVKGPLAKTYCGNGDLSSCRDALLATLKQAAAEPATEVYPGDDSCGPGEQWCSDAIIHRPLGGISQKSIHWQNRPTYQQVVEFPSHR
- a CDS encoding MaoC family dehydratase is translated as MAEPKIFTSAQELRDGVGEQLGHSDWLEIDQKRIDRFAEATGDHQWIHVDPERAAGGPFGTTIAHGYLTLSLLPALVPQVMRVEGMKMGINYGSNKVRFPSTVPVGSRLRATAVLKSVEEAGGGVQVTALVTVEREGGDKPACVAESVSRYYF
- a CDS encoding TetR/AcrR family transcriptional regulator, producing the protein MSTAQEMDGDDTPWGEVTPEAARRLLVAAVDAFAERGYHATTTRDIAGRAGMSPAALYIHYKTKEELLHRISKIGHDRALYVLEAEADRDGTAAERLAGAVRSFVRWHAERHTTARVVQYELDALGDEHRTEIVELRRKSDAVVRRIISEGVRAGEFDVPDVPGTTLAVLSLCIDVARWFNAQGSRTPDEVGELYADLVLRMVGAQK
- a CDS encoding YiaA/YiaB family inner membrane protein, whose amino-acid sequence is MSETTSVKQHSTAAFYGQAVASFGVAMGAVALGIYFLDADAWVRGFLAICVLYLVTSCFTLAKVIRDRQEAGQLISRVDQARLEKILAEHDPFQKL